Proteins encoded by one window of Superficieibacter sp. HKU1:
- the nadB gene encoding L-aspartate oxidase: protein MNTTPDYCCDVLIIGSGAAGLSLALRLAEDRSVVVLSKGPVNEGSTLYAQGGIAAVFDEMDSIESHVEDTLIAGAGLCERDAVSFVASNAKHCVQWLIDQGVLFDTQVQPNGEASYHLTREGGHSHRRILHAADATGKAVETTLVGKALAHPNIRLLERSNAVDLIVSDKIGLPGPRRVMGAWIWNRNQEQVENCRAAAVVLATGGASKVYQYTTNPDIASGDGIAMAWRAGCRVANLEFNQFHPTALFHPQARNFLLTEALRGEGAFLKRPDGSRFMPDVDERGELAPRDIVARAIDHEMKRLGVECLYLDISHKPEAFIRQHFPMIYEKLLGLGIDLTKEPVPIVPAAHYTCGGVMVDEAGRTDVDGLYAIGEVSYTGLHGANRMASNSLLECLVYGWSAAEDIKARLSTIGQNDLLPAWDESRVDNADERVVIQHNWHELRLLMWDYVGIVRTTRRLERALRRITMLQQEIDEYYAHFRVSNNLLELRNLVQVAELIVRCAMMRKESRGLHYTLDYPEQLPDAGPSILIPPHYINR from the coding sequence ATGAACACGACGCCAGATTATTGCTGTGATGTATTGATTATTGGCAGCGGAGCCGCGGGGTTATCGCTGGCATTGCGCCTCGCAGAGGACCGCTCAGTAGTGGTCTTAAGTAAAGGTCCAGTGAACGAAGGCTCGACGCTGTATGCCCAGGGAGGCATCGCCGCCGTTTTTGACGAGATGGATAGCATTGAGTCACACGTTGAAGATACCCTGATTGCAGGCGCGGGACTGTGCGAGCGAGACGCGGTTTCCTTTGTCGCCAGTAATGCGAAGCACTGCGTACAGTGGCTTATCGATCAGGGTGTGCTTTTCGATACTCAGGTTCAGCCCAACGGTGAAGCGAGCTATCATTTGACCCGTGAGGGCGGTCACAGCCACCGTCGGATCCTCCACGCCGCCGATGCGACCGGTAAAGCCGTTGAAACAACGCTGGTGGGAAAAGCGCTGGCGCATCCCAATATTCGACTCCTTGAACGCAGCAATGCGGTCGATCTTATCGTTTCCGATAAGATTGGCCTTCCCGGCCCTCGTCGCGTGATGGGGGCGTGGATCTGGAATCGTAATCAGGAGCAGGTGGAGAACTGCCGGGCCGCAGCGGTGGTGCTGGCCACGGGCGGCGCATCGAAAGTGTATCAATATACCACTAATCCGGATATTGCCTCCGGCGACGGCATTGCGATGGCGTGGCGCGCCGGTTGCCGGGTTGCCAATCTCGAATTTAATCAGTTTCACCCCACCGCGCTGTTTCACCCACAGGCGCGTAACTTCCTGCTGACGGAAGCGTTGCGCGGTGAGGGCGCATTTTTAAAACGCCCGGACGGTTCGCGCTTTATGCCTGATGTTGACGAGCGCGGCGAACTGGCCCCGCGAGATATCGTTGCGCGGGCTATCGACCATGAGATGAAGCGCCTGGGCGTGGAGTGTCTTTATCTTGATATTAGCCATAAGCCAGAAGCCTTTATTCGTCAGCACTTTCCGATGATTTATGAAAAGCTGCTGGGACTCGGCATTGATCTGACAAAGGAACCCGTACCGATTGTGCCCGCCGCACACTATACCTGCGGCGGCGTGATGGTCGACGAAGCGGGCCGCACTGACGTAGACGGGCTGTATGCCATTGGCGAAGTGAGCTACACCGGCCTGCATGGCGCTAACCGAATGGCGTCTAATTCTCTTCTGGAGTGTCTGGTTTATGGCTGGTCCGCCGCTGAGGATATTAAAGCACGGCTATCGACCATCGGGCAGAATGATCTCCTTCCCGCGTGGGACGAAAGCCGGGTCGATAATGCCGATGAACGTGTGGTGATCCAGCATAACTGGCACGAGCTGCGGCTGCTGATGTGGGATTATGTTGGGATTGTACGCACCACCCGTCGGCTGGAGCGTGCGCTGCGGCGGATCACGATGTTGCAACAGGAAATTGACGAGTATTACGCTCATTTCCGCGTCTCCAACAACTTACTGGAGCTGCGTAACCTCGTGCAGGTTGCTGAGCTGATTGTGCGCTGCGCGATGATGCGTAAAGAGAGCCGGGGTCTGCATTATACTCTGGATTACCCTGAGCAGTTGCCGGACGCCGGTCCCTCTATTTTAATCCCGCCACATTACATAAACAGATAA
- a CDS encoding tRNA1(Val) (adenine(37)-N6)-methyltransferase, with amino-acid sequence MSQSKSVLRRNGFTFKQFFVAHDRCAMKVGTDGILLGAWAPVAQVQRILDIGTGSGLLALMLAQRTADDVIIDAVELDEQAALQAQENIRQTPWAARITVHTADIQQWTSRQHKRYQLIISNPPYFEKGVECRSEQREQARYTTSLDHAGLLACAAECITEEGFFCVVLPVDVGMAFTQLAESGGWHLRLRTDIAETETRLPHRVLLAFSPQAGECYSDRLAIRGPEQQYSESYTALTRMFYLFM; translated from the coding sequence ATGTCTCAGTCTAAATCCGTATTGCGCCGGAATGGATTCACATTTAAACAATTTTTTGTCGCCCACGATCGCTGCGCCATGAAAGTCGGCACCGACGGTATTTTACTCGGTGCGTGGGCACCCGTTGCTCAGGTACAGCGTATTCTGGATATTGGCACAGGAAGCGGGCTGCTGGCGTTAATGCTGGCTCAGCGTACTGCGGATGATGTGATTATCGATGCCGTCGAGCTTGATGAGCAGGCGGCGTTGCAGGCGCAGGAAAATATTCGTCAGACCCCCTGGGCCGCGCGCATTACCGTGCATACGGCTGACATTCAGCAGTGGACGTCCCGGCAACACAAACGTTATCAGTTAATCATCAGCAACCCGCCTTATTTCGAAAAAGGGGTTGAGTGCCGCAGCGAGCAGCGTGAGCAGGCTCGCTATACCACATCACTCGACCATGCGGGATTACTGGCCTGCGCTGCGGAATGTATCACTGAAGAGGGCTTTTTCTGCGTTGTGCTCCCGGTCGATGTCGGAATGGCGTTTACGCAACTGGCGGAGTCTGGCGGCTGGCATTTACGCTTGCGGACCGACATCGCTGAAACTGAGACCCGGCTACCGCACCGTGTCCTGCTGGCATTTTCACCGCAGGCCGGAGAGTGCTACAGCGACCGGCTGGCGATCCGTGGGCCAGAGCAGCAGTATTCAGAAAGCTATACTGCCCTGACCCGGATGTTTTATCTGTTTATGTAA